The following coding sequences lie in one Planctomycetia bacterium genomic window:
- a CDS encoding DUF3800 domain-containing protein: MGRRRPRRSDAGRLADTIPATTNQHCKDVVVQGQTLHIYCDESYSDKGHAYMVMAGLIAAASDAAQYRKEIMAWRDERNMHSEMKWTKVSRNKIVEYTDYATFALEKIKRGGLKFFAIVLEKRFIDYRKHHDGDEELGFYKFLYQLLYHGFCKRLKLGDKVFIFVDERNTRYEFNGLQRALNHNLCREGLFENPVKQVTPINSKASELMQMNDVLMGACGFHWNGRHELPGTDPAKTTLAAHIAASLKTPTLAAPISCCMGRFGIWKFRLQQ; this comes from the coding sequence ATGGGACGTCGTCGGCCGCGTCGAAGCGACGCCGGCCGGTTAGCGGACACGATTCCCGCAACAACAAATCAGCATTGCAAGGACGTCGTCGTGCAGGGACAGACGCTTCACATCTACTGCGACGAAAGCTACTCAGACAAAGGCCACGCCTATATGGTGATGGCCGGCCTGATTGCGGCCGCGTCCGATGCCGCACAATATCGAAAGGAGATCATGGCATGGCGCGATGAACGGAACATGCATAGTGAAATGAAGTGGACGAAGGTTTCAAGAAATAAGATCGTCGAGTATACCGACTACGCGACTTTCGCACTGGAGAAGATCAAACGCGGCGGCCTCAAGTTTTTTGCGATCGTTCTTGAGAAGAGGTTCATCGACTATCGCAAGCATCACGACGGCGACGAAGAGCTTGGCTTCTACAAATTTCTGTATCAGCTTCTATATCACGGATTCTGCAAACGGCTCAAACTCGGCGATAAGGTTTTCATTTTTGTTGACGAGAGGAACACGCGATACGAATTCAATGGGCTTCAGCGAGCATTGAACCACAATCTATGCCGAGAAGGTCTGTTTGAAAATCCGGTCAAACAGGTGACCCCGATCAACTCCAAGGCAAGCGAGTTGATGCAGATGAACGATGTGCTGATGGGGGCTTGCGGCTTTCATTGGAACGGCCGACATGAACTGCCTGGAACCGATCCCGCCAAAACGACCCTTGCGGCACATATCGCCGCGTCACTTAAGACGCCGACCCTCGCTGCTCCCATCTCATGCTGCATGGGGAGATTCGGAATCTGGAAGTTCCGACTTCAGCAATAA
- a CDS encoding serine/threonine-protein kinase yields MNPGRYASLAAGGSEAEPFVRQSFQLLEADFRQFALAALADWQRHELAADELFPAVAALQRPSWGSWNGLVAALREARKNILRGGEQAQRTKLEAAATLRGVLDLFDERLADDTVAALEALARLTRTTVPARPRVAFLLTLPIALRNRVVHDMPTEPSWWNAAAAAMRPIVDYHAAHELGTKLIAEAGYPEPWFLLQNDKPWAFNGIERDSSVIYVSPTGESLFSAERTSAVMQAFAGLLGKTETQETDFRRLISQSAPEDVRGVLMGDFLVGRPAGAGGFATVHVGRQLSTGRKVAVKILHDGMPEEAKLRFQHEARVLSQLKHPHVVVVYGSGEESWSAPRAFSLSDEPWFQKFSKTAPVKSYIAMEWIAGKTVDDFIRASGGDQPSERTVAEWFRQAASALGAAHLTGIVHRDVKPSNLMVTDEGQIKLMDFGIARSQSEAGALMTATGQGLGTPAYMSPEQIRASDAEGEVGPATDIYSLCATFYELFTKRRLYDHDSESPETIRTSKLQGRPPQLPRAHVRGLPWELEAILLGGLEHEIADRYRSMADLERDLTRYLHDEPIEYRRPSFLRRMQLAYRRNRAVANVVAGALLLLVAGTGMYVRDLSIERAKAEESFRNARGAVDELFTRVSEETLLNEPGMQELRKDLLRKTQSYYRKFLQQRADDEALEDELAVTYFREGRILEELETPANALPSLLEAKRRQANLLSATPNDLQRLQALGDTSNAIGRAQQTLGKFDEASAAYQEAIGVRKRLADAEPTNHEYRRTLANTHMNVGMIEQKRGRYAEAGAAFDTAQNIRRSQPADGKAAEKIERDMAMGYYNQALLDVGQDRTADAERNFGEALKLLKTCAAREPRDLSLRRLSAICHRLLGDLKQFQSQPDQARVHYSEARDILTRLVDLSPDVSEYRAELAGVLMNGSSVDPATSAAALEQARVILDRLVASHPDDSRFRRDLAAALRALAASQRQAGEVEQAKAGLELSLQHLTRLTQSHPDNVEFSDELAKTRTALAELKAGSAGTPK; encoded by the coding sequence ATGAATCCCGGTCGTTACGCTTCGCTCGCGGCAGGGGGCTCGGAAGCAGAGCCGTTCGTGCGGCAATCGTTTCAGCTGCTCGAGGCCGACTTTCGACAGTTCGCCTTGGCGGCGCTGGCCGACTGGCAGCGGCATGAGCTCGCGGCTGACGAACTGTTCCCCGCGGTCGCCGCCTTGCAGCGTCCGTCGTGGGGGAGTTGGAACGGCCTCGTCGCGGCCTTGCGCGAGGCCCGCAAGAATATTCTGCGCGGCGGCGAGCAGGCGCAGCGGACGAAGCTCGAAGCGGCGGCGACTTTGCGCGGCGTGCTCGATCTGTTCGACGAGCGGCTCGCCGACGATACGGTCGCCGCGCTCGAAGCCTTGGCTCGCCTCACGCGCACCACAGTCCCTGCGCGTCCGCGCGTGGCGTTCTTGCTGACGCTGCCGATCGCGCTGCGCAATCGCGTGGTCCACGACATGCCGACCGAGCCGTCGTGGTGGAACGCGGCGGCGGCGGCGATGCGGCCGATCGTCGACTACCACGCCGCGCATGAGCTGGGGACGAAGCTGATCGCCGAGGCGGGATATCCCGAGCCGTGGTTCTTGCTCCAAAACGACAAGCCGTGGGCGTTCAACGGTATCGAGCGCGACTCGTCCGTGATCTATGTTTCGCCGACCGGCGAATCGCTCTTCTCGGCGGAGCGCACCTCGGCCGTGATGCAAGCCTTTGCGGGCCTGCTCGGCAAAACGGAAACGCAAGAGACCGACTTCCGCCGCTTGATCTCGCAATCGGCTCCCGAGGATGTGCGCGGCGTATTGATGGGCGATTTCCTCGTCGGTCGTCCGGCGGGCGCGGGAGGTTTCGCCACGGTTCACGTCGGCCGGCAACTCAGTACGGGGCGCAAGGTCGCGGTGAAGATTCTGCACGACGGGATGCCCGAGGAAGCGAAGCTCCGCTTCCAGCACGAAGCGCGCGTCTTATCGCAACTCAAGCATCCGCACGTCGTCGTGGTCTATGGGTCGGGCGAGGAGTCGTGGTCGGCACCGCGGGCGTTCAGCCTTTCCGACGAACCGTGGTTCCAGAAGTTCTCGAAGACTGCGCCGGTGAAGTCGTATATCGCGATGGAGTGGATTGCCGGAAAAACGGTCGACGACTTCATCCGCGCTTCCGGCGGCGATCAACCCTCGGAACGAACCGTCGCCGAATGGTTTCGCCAAGCGGCCTCGGCGCTGGGGGCCGCGCATCTGACGGGCATCGTGCATCGCGACGTGAAGCCGAGCAACCTGATGGTGACCGACGAAGGCCAGATCAAACTGATGGACTTCGGCATCGCCCGGTCGCAGTCGGAAGCCGGCGCTTTGATGACGGCGACCGGCCAAGGGCTCGGCACGCCGGCTTATATGTCGCCCGAGCAGATTCGCGCGTCGGATGCCGAAGGGGAGGTCGGTCCGGCGACGGATATCTATTCGTTGTGCGCGACGTTCTACGAACTCTTCACGAAGCGCCGGCTCTACGATCACGACTCGGAAAGCCCCGAGACGATCCGCACCAGCAAATTACAGGGACGTCCACCGCAGCTGCCGCGGGCGCATGTGCGCGGCTTGCCGTGGGAGCTCGAAGCGATCTTACTCGGCGGCTTGGAGCACGAAATCGCCGATCGTTACCGCTCGATGGCCGATCTCGAACGAGACCTCACGCGCTACCTGCACGACGAGCCGATCGAATATCGAAGGCCGTCGTTCCTGCGGCGCATGCAACTGGCTTATCGGCGCAATCGGGCCGTGGCGAACGTCGTCGCCGGCGCGCTCTTGCTGCTCGTCGCCGGCACCGGGATGTATGTGCGCGATTTGAGCATCGAACGAGCCAAGGCCGAAGAAAGTTTTCGGAATGCTCGCGGCGCGGTCGACGAGCTCTTCACGCGCGTCAGCGAAGAGACGTTGTTGAACGAGCCCGGTATGCAGGAGCTGCGCAAAGATCTGCTGCGTAAGACGCAGAGCTACTACCGAAAGTTCTTGCAGCAGCGCGCCGACGATGAAGCGCTTGAAGATGAATTGGCGGTCACTTACTTCCGCGAAGGGCGAATTCTCGAAGAGCTCGAAACCCCCGCCAACGCGCTGCCGAGCTTGCTCGAAGCGAAGCGCCGGCAGGCGAATCTGCTGAGCGCGACGCCGAACGACTTGCAGCGCTTGCAAGCGCTCGGCGATACGAGCAACGCGATCGGCCGCGCGCAGCAGACCCTCGGCAAGTTCGACGAGGCCTCGGCGGCGTATCAGGAAGCGATCGGAGTGCGCAAGCGCTTGGCCGATGCCGAGCCGACGAACCACGAATATCGACGGACGCTCGCCAACACGCACATGAACGTCGGCATGATCGAGCAGAAGCGCGGTCGCTATGCCGAGGCCGGCGCAGCCTTCGACACGGCGCAAAACATTCGCCGCTCGCAACCGGCCGACGGCAAGGCGGCCGAAAAGATCGAACGCGACATGGCGATGGGCTACTACAACCAAGCCCTGCTCGACGTCGGACAAGATCGGACGGCCGATGCCGAACGAAACTTCGGCGAAGCGCTCAAGCTCTTGAAGACTTGCGCCGCGCGCGAACCGCGCGACCTGTCGCTGCGCCGCTTGAGCGCGATCTGCCATCGTCTACTGGGGGACCTGAAGCAGTTTCAATCGCAGCCCGATCAGGCCCGCGTGCATTATTCCGAGGCCCGCGATATTCTTACGCGCCTAGTCGACTTGAGCCCGGACGTTTCGGAGTACCGCGCGGAGTTGGCCGGGGTGCTCATGAACGGCTCGAGCGTCGACCCGGCGACTTCGGCCGCCGCGCTCGAGCAAGCGCGCGTGATCCTCGATCGGCTCGTGGCATCGCATCCCGACGATTCCCGTTTCCGGCGCGATTTGGCCGCGGCGTTGCGAGCCCTCGCGGCGTCGCAGCGACAAGCCGGCGAAGTCGAGCAGGCGAAAGCCGGCTTAGAACTTTCGTTGCAACATCTGACGCGGCTCACGCAGTCGCATCCCGACAACGTGGAATTCAGCGATGAACTGGCGAAGACCCGCACGGCGCTGGCGGAATTGAAAGCCGGCAGTGCCGGCACGCCGAAGTAG
- a CDS encoding amidohydrolase, translating to MKSFSFVVPLLLMFAGTAQAAEDSAPAYTELLKIDVHSHVFDDVPALSDLLHRIRLRTVNVCVKGTQDYRRMHRIALDLYRKYPDLYPFTSTFDLLGRDQPDYAAKVVAELDETFRNGAVGVKIWKEVGMSIKRPDGSFILPDDPMFDPIYAHLARVGKPLHAHLAEPIDAWRKLDPDSVHYGYYAKHPEWHLYGQPDYPTHAELIAARDRIMEKHPRLIVVGAHLGSLEHDLDALAQTFERFPNFHIDTAARKPDLMRHPSDKVRGLFLKYADRILYGFDATWLPKETSTPADALAHVEKLRLGYEADYEYFAGRGILTHRGRQAEALSLPRSVLEKFYHGNAERVFKLEQAWNRKP from the coding sequence ATGAAAAGCTTTTCGTTCGTCGTGCCGCTGCTGCTGATGTTCGCCGGCACCGCTCAGGCCGCCGAGGACTCGGCACCGGCTTACACCGAGCTGCTCAAGATCGACGTCCACTCGCATGTCTTCGACGACGTTCCCGCGCTCAGCGATTTGCTGCATCGCATTCGTCTCCGCACCGTCAACGTCTGCGTAAAGGGTACTCAGGATTACCGCCGGATGCATCGGATTGCGCTCGATCTTTATCGAAAATATCCGGATCTCTATCCGTTCACTTCCACGTTCGATCTGCTGGGGCGCGACCAACCGGACTATGCCGCGAAAGTGGTCGCCGAGCTCGACGAAACGTTTCGCAACGGTGCCGTGGGAGTGAAGATTTGGAAGGAAGTCGGCATGTCGATCAAGCGGCCCGACGGCAGCTTCATCCTGCCGGACGATCCCATGTTCGATCCGATCTATGCGCATCTCGCGCGCGTCGGCAAGCCGCTGCATGCCCATCTCGCCGAACCGATCGACGCCTGGCGCAAGCTCGATCCCGACAGCGTACATTACGGCTACTACGCCAAACATCCGGAGTGGCATCTCTACGGCCAGCCCGACTACCCGACGCATGCCGAACTCATCGCCGCGCGCGATCGGATCATGGAGAAGCATCCGCGGCTGATCGTCGTCGGCGCGCATCTCGGCAGCCTCGAGCACGACCTCGACGCGCTCGCGCAGACCTTCGAGCGGTTCCCGAACTTCCACATCGACACCGCGGCCCGCAAGCCCGACCTGATGCGCCACCCGAGCGACAAGGTGCGCGGCTTGTTTCTCAAATACGCCGATCGGATCCTCTACGGCTTCGACGCGACCTGGCTGCCGAAGGAGACCTCGACCCCGGCCGATGCCCTGGCCCACGTCGAAAAGCTTCGCCTGGGCTACGAGGCCGACTACGAGTATTTCGCCGGTCGAGGCATTCTTACGCATCGCGGTCGCCAAGCCGAAGCGCTCAGTTTGCCGCGCTCGGTGCTCGAGAAGTTCTATCACGGCAACGCCGAGCGCGTGTTCAAACTCGAGCAAGCCTGGAACCGCAAGCCGTGA
- a CDS encoding cytochrome c family protein, translating to MFKPSRFFSIMLTAALACCGLSAAVAPSASAAEPAKKAFDPKYLATPNGAATFLDPQVSCFSCHQATDPNQAEMYKERGTLKRVTLVETARWRELDFHSQAANSLTTPRAKVMGELLGYDVAKSTRCLNCHSGHQRITERAAQPPELSAPRDALTKHGVSCQACHGPAQNWETAHRAANEKDDNWWKKSSDDKYALGLLDIRHPRSRAQICLSCHLGSSSEGKILTHDMYAAGHPPLQNFEVETFAAAMPYHGLLLEEKIKSSPESHQDWYRAEDFYRTRSVFTSAIVALRMQVQLILDEATWAAQPAAGAKPAGDVHRAQWPELAFFNCASCHHELAADRPSRDRSPSAAPGRPMLREWPTTLYEVAMRGTGLERNAEPVLKPLQEALSRNPFGRAQEVRAAAATVAARLDADLAAFESRPLDRAAAVKYLDAICAVGLSRPIDYEEARQLAWSAKTIVRELKGSASGTSVPSTATLERIERAVGAFDADLCLEFPVKQAKPKGPDVPKPTPIPYSAALFGLGSQSLDAAFRFDEPSFRRRLAELQAALAPAP from the coding sequence GTGTTCAAGCCGTCGCGCTTTTTTTCGATCATGCTTACGGCGGCACTCGCGTGCTGTGGGCTTAGCGCTGCGGTCGCGCCGTCGGCATCGGCTGCGGAGCCCGCGAAGAAAGCGTTCGATCCGAAGTATCTCGCGACCCCCAACGGAGCCGCGACGTTTTTGGATCCGCAGGTGAGTTGCTTCAGTTGCCATCAGGCGACCGATCCGAATCAGGCCGAGATGTACAAGGAGCGCGGGACTCTGAAGCGCGTCACGTTGGTCGAAACGGCCCGTTGGCGCGAGCTCGATTTCCATAGCCAAGCCGCGAACTCGCTGACGACGCCGCGCGCGAAGGTGATGGGAGAGTTGCTCGGATACGATGTGGCGAAGAGTACCCGCTGCTTGAATTGCCACAGCGGCCATCAGCGGATCACGGAGCGCGCAGCGCAACCGCCGGAGCTCTCGGCTCCACGCGATGCGCTGACGAAGCACGGAGTGAGTTGCCAAGCTTGCCACGGCCCGGCGCAGAATTGGGAGACGGCGCATCGGGCCGCTAACGAGAAAGACGACAACTGGTGGAAGAAGAGCAGCGACGATAAATACGCCCTCGGCTTGCTCGACATTCGCCATCCGAGGTCGCGGGCCCAGATTTGCCTCTCGTGCCATTTGGGAAGCAGCAGCGAAGGGAAGATCCTCACGCACGATATGTACGCTGCCGGTCATCCGCCGCTACAGAACTTCGAGGTCGAGACATTCGCCGCCGCGATGCCTTATCACGGCCTCTTGCTCGAAGAGAAGATCAAGAGCTCGCCCGAGTCGCACCAAGATTGGTATCGCGCCGAGGATTTCTATCGGACGCGCTCGGTGTTCACCTCCGCGATCGTCGCGCTGCGCATGCAAGTGCAACTGATTCTCGACGAAGCCACCTGGGCTGCGCAGCCGGCCGCCGGAGCGAAACCTGCCGGCGACGTGCATCGCGCTCAATGGCCCGAGCTGGCGTTCTTCAATTGCGCGTCGTGCCATCATGAGCTCGCCGCCGACAGACCGAGCCGCGATCGATCGCCGTCGGCCGCGCCTGGTCGACCGATGTTGCGCGAGTGGCCGACCACGTTGTATGAAGTCGCGATGCGCGGGACGGGCCTCGAGCGCAACGCCGAGCCGGTGTTGAAGCCGCTGCAAGAGGCCTTGAGCCGCAACCCGTTCGGGCGAGCGCAGGAAGTGCGCGCAGCGGCCGCAACGGTCGCGGCTCGGCTCGATGCCGACCTCGCGGCGTTCGAGAGTCGTCCGCTCGATCGGGCCGCGGCGGTCAAGTATCTCGATGCGATCTGCGCCGTCGGGCTGAGTCGGCCGATCGACTATGAAGAGGCTCGGCAACTCGCGTGGTCGGCGAAGACCATCGTGCGCGAGTTGAAGGGCTCGGCTTCCGGCACCTCGGTCCCTTCCACGGCGACGCTGGAACGGATCGAGCGGGCAGTCGGGGCGTTCGACGCCGATTTATGCCTGGAGTTTCCGGTTAAGCAAGCGAAACCGAAAGGCCCGGACGTTCCTAAGCCGACTCCGATTCCGTATAGTGCGGCATTGTTCGGCTTAGGGAGCCAATCGCTCGACGCGGCATTCCGGTTCGACGAACCGTCGTTTCGCCGGCGCTTGGCGGAGCTCCAAGCGGCCCTCGCGCCGGCTCCGTAA
- a CDS encoding adenylate/guanylate cyclase domain-containing protein, whose amino-acid sequence MSNVERPDATDALLESAALWGWEAAQARHRAQLSAADPSSILLGHLVAGWIAVENTQVEEATARFRHVHQDPRLAGWAHVGAALLAVRIKDFAAAERMLMQAESSSAAAEDTASDTCGDTAGLIAHVRGSKALHEGDRDGAKRFLYQAIKALGPTHYAYGRVLDTLGTLYMSKDHFLIAKLLLELSLKCKERVHDLRGLALTHGQLGRLYQDWGYLTRAEYHFREDLRLAEELGDAFGEARMLGALGQVGVLAAYEGSLQGSNERARDYARRAADWLTAAVERSRRAKFDICAGFAHKDLALLHLLQGDLPTAESESARARAIFQEKQFEEGLIVVERVDGLICAAKGLWNEARDRLQLAMSYYARIKERTETARIRLDLARVALRSHEPDTLVERMLKEALSAAELSRRTSLIKEVEQELRQSLPAAYWAHLYQRVRGREIVDGATALIEGARETATVLYFDLQGSTDFAHGRDPEEVMMTINQMMHDTAQVLRRYRAQSVGSRGDGFLALVRGPDHARRAVDAGLELLAVMEEFNEPRRVLHIPQFSCRIGISSGEVLLGNVGSYDKMDYSGVGTMMNLGARIEAKAEVGMPCISQNTFQLVSKQFRFAPGSPRKIEAKGLGEQAVWDVVGRVEATPAG is encoded by the coding sequence ATGTCGAACGTCGAACGGCCGGATGCGACCGACGCGCTGCTGGAGTCGGCAGCGCTGTGGGGTTGGGAAGCGGCCCAGGCGCGGCATCGTGCGCAATTAAGCGCGGCGGATCCAAGCTCGATTCTGCTCGGGCACTTGGTCGCCGGCTGGATCGCGGTCGAGAATACGCAGGTCGAAGAAGCGACCGCGCGATTTCGACACGTGCATCAAGATCCACGGCTCGCCGGTTGGGCTCACGTCGGCGCAGCGCTCTTGGCCGTGCGCATTAAAGACTTCGCCGCCGCCGAACGGATGCTCATGCAAGCCGAAAGCTCGAGCGCCGCTGCCGAAGATACGGCGAGCGATACGTGCGGCGATACGGCCGGCCTCATCGCGCATGTGCGCGGCTCGAAGGCGCTGCATGAAGGAGACCGGGACGGAGCGAAACGCTTTCTGTATCAAGCGATCAAGGCTCTAGGGCCGACGCACTACGCCTACGGCCGTGTGCTCGACACGCTCGGCACGTTGTACATGAGCAAAGATCATTTTCTGATCGCGAAGCTGCTGCTCGAGCTCTCGCTGAAGTGCAAGGAACGGGTTCACGATTTGCGCGGCCTCGCGCTGACCCACGGCCAGCTCGGGCGGCTCTATCAAGATTGGGGCTACCTCACGCGGGCCGAATATCATTTCCGCGAAGACTTGCGCCTCGCCGAAGAATTGGGGGATGCGTTCGGCGAGGCGCGCATGCTCGGAGCGCTCGGCCAAGTCGGTGTGCTCGCCGCTTACGAAGGAAGCTTGCAAGGCTCGAACGAACGAGCGCGCGATTATGCGCGCCGCGCCGCCGATTGGCTGACGGCGGCCGTCGAGCGGAGTCGCCGCGCGAAGTTCGACATTTGCGCAGGCTTCGCGCATAAGGATCTGGCGTTGTTGCATTTGTTGCAGGGAGACCTGCCGACGGCGGAAAGCGAATCGGCTCGGGCCCGCGCGATTTTCCAAGAGAAGCAGTTCGAGGAAGGGCTGATCGTGGTCGAGCGCGTCGACGGCTTGATCTGCGCCGCGAAAGGTTTGTGGAACGAAGCGCGCGATCGCCTGCAGCTCGCGATGAGCTATTACGCGCGCATCAAGGAGCGGACGGAAACGGCCCGTATCCGGCTCGATTTGGCCCGCGTAGCGCTCCGTTCGCACGAACCGGACACGCTCGTCGAGCGGATGCTCAAGGAGGCGCTGAGCGCGGCGGAGTTGAGCCGGCGCACGTCGTTGATCAAAGAAGTCGAACAAGAGCTGCGGCAATCGCTGCCCGCCGCCTATTGGGCCCATCTCTATCAACGCGTGCGCGGCCGAGAGATCGTCGACGGCGCGACGGCGCTGATCGAAGGTGCGCGCGAGACGGCGACCGTGCTCTACTTCGATCTACAAGGCTCGACCGATTTCGCCCACGGACGCGATCCCGAAGAAGTGATGATGACGATCAACCAAATGATGCACGACACGGCGCAAGTGCTGCGCCGCTATCGTGCGCAATCGGTCGGCTCGCGCGGCGATGGCTTCTTGGCGCTCGTGCGCGGGCCCGACCACGCGCGGCGCGCGGTCGACGCCGGCTTGGAGCTGCTCGCGGTGATGGAAGAGTTCAACGAGCCGCGACGGGTGCTGCATATCCCGCAGTTTTCTTGCCGCATCGGCATCAGCTCCGGCGAGGTCTTGCTCGGCAACGTCGGGAGCTACGACAAGATGGACTATTCGGGCGTCGGGACGATGATGAACCTCGGCGCGCGCATCGAAGCCAAGGCCGAAGTCGGCATGCCGTGCATCAGCCAAAACACGTTCCAACTGGTCTCGAAGCAGTTTCGCTTCGCGCCGGGAAGCCCGCGCAAGATCGAAGCCAAAGGGCTGGGGGAGCAAGCGGTATGGGACGTCGTCGGCCGCGTCGAAGCGACGCCGGCCGGTTAG